A stretch of Chitinophaga caeni DNA encodes these proteins:
- a CDS encoding TlpA family protein disulfide reductase, which produces MKQVFIIILLISSGFFAKAQEKTVAVPQYIIVINDSAVVDKDYLLKNLDPNQLKSMNKGVSDEKMEMLRKKFGDQVGDDKRFIMEIKLLTEAEMKEKAKRVKTAPATIQKRIPEIDESYKLNVNDAAADFTVEMLTGEKVTLSSLKGKVVLLNFWATWCGPCIMEFHEIPSKIIAPFKDKAFVFLPVSRGEERSKVATSSEELKKKGIDFNVAIDPDKKVWDKYATSFIPKNFLIDKNGVIRFVSTGYGEDKVDQLAKEIEKLLEE; this is translated from the coding sequence ATGAAACAAGTATTCATCATAATATTACTGATATCTTCAGGCTTCTTTGCCAAAGCGCAGGAAAAAACGGTTGCTGTACCCCAGTATATCATCGTAATTAACGATTCAGCCGTTGTGGATAAGGATTATTTACTTAAGAACTTGGATCCCAATCAATTGAAATCAATGAATAAAGGTGTTTCCGATGAAAAAATGGAAATGCTGAGAAAGAAGTTTGGAGATCAGGTTGGGGATGATAAAAGGTTTATCATGGAGATCAAGTTATTGACAGAAGCAGAGATGAAAGAGAAGGCGAAGCGCGTTAAAACAGCTCCTGCCACCATTCAGAAGAGAATCCCCGAGATCGATGAAAGCTATAAACTAAACGTGAACGATGCCGCGGCAGATTTTACCGTGGAAATGCTCACCGGGGAAAAAGTAACACTATCTTCCTTAAAAGGTAAAGTGGTATTGCTCAATTTTTGGGCCACATGGTGCGGACCTTGTATCATGGAGTTCCATGAAATTCCATCTAAAATTATTGCGCCATTTAAAGATAAAGCTTTCGTTTTTCTTCCCGTTTCACGTGGCGAAGAACGGTCTAAAGTAGCTACCTCCAGCGAAGAACTAAAAAAGAAAGGCATTGATTTTAATGTTGCCATAGATCCCGACAAAAAAGTATGGGACAAATACGCTACTTCATTTATACCCAAAAATTTCTTGATTGACAAAAACGGGGTGATCCGTTTCGTATCTACCGGTTACGGTGAAGATAAAGTGGATCAATTGGCCAAGGAGATTGAGAAGTTGTTGGAAGAGTAG